A stretch of the Macaca mulatta isolate MMU2019108-1 chromosome 16, T2T-MMU8v2.0, whole genome shotgun sequence genome encodes the following:
- the METTL23 gene encoding histone-arginine methyltransferase METTL23 isoform X2, with protein MGGIRPAPESAPRGPQTPRGAAEPLQGPGCRARGDGSPGPREKSCISSMECMFGPVLWSWPSTFGFTEDLCQIGAGVSLPGILAAKCGAEVILSDSSELPQCLEVCRQSCQMNNLPQLQVVGLTWGHVSCDLLALPPQDIILASDVFFEPEDFEDILTTIYFLMHKNPKVQLWSTYQVRSADWSLEALLYKWDMKCVHIPLESFDADKEDIAESALPGRHTVEMLVISFAKDSL; from the exons ATGGGAGGAATCAGGCCCGCCCCGGAATCCGCGCCTCGGGGACCCCAAACTCCGCGGGGTGCGGCTGAGCCTCTACAAGGTCCCGGGTGCCGCGCTCGGGGCGACGGCAGCCCCGGGCCCAGAGAAAA GTCCTGCATCTCCAGTATGGAATGTATGTTTGGCCCTGTGCTGTGGTCCTGGCCCAGTACCTTTGGTTTCACAGAAGATCTCTGCCAG ATTGGAGCTGGAGTGAGCCTTCCAGGAATTTTGGCTGCCAAATGTGGTGCAGAAGTAATACTGTCAGACAGCTCAGAACTGCCTCAGTGTCTGGAAGTCTGTCGGCAAAGCTGCCAAATGAATAACCTGCCACAGCTGCAGGTGGTAGGACTAACATGGGGTCATGTATCTTGTGATCTTCTGGCTCTACCACCACAAGATATTATCCTTGCATCTGATGTGTTCTTTGAACCAGAAG attttgaagacattttaacTACAATATATTTTTTGATGCACAAGAACCCCAAGGTCCAATTGTGGTCTACTTATCAAGTTAGAAG tgctgacTGGTCACTTGAAGCTTTACTCTACAAATGGGATATGAAATGTGTCCATATTCCTCTGGAATCTTTTGATGCAGACAAAGAAGATATAGCAGAATCTGCCCTTCCAGGAAGACATACAGTTGAAATGCTGGTCATTTCCTTTGCAAAGGACAGTCTCTGA
- the METTL23 gene encoding histone-arginine methyltransferase METTL23 isoform X1 translates to MLGRSRARATWPGASRLRSLAARSLPRSPAHPGPNDAPLSEHDFRGQGVRAQRFRFSEEPGPGADGAVLEVHVPQVLHLQYGMYVWPCAVVLAQYLWFHRRSLPGKAILEIGAGVSLPGILAAKCGAEVILSDSSELPQCLEVCRQSCQMNNLPQLQVVGLTWGHVSCDLLALPPQDIILASDVFFEPEDFEDILTTIYFLMHKNPKVQLWSTYQVRSADWSLEALLYKWDMKCVHIPLESFDADKEDIAESALPGRHTVEMLVISFAKDSL, encoded by the exons ATGTTGGGAAGGTCAC GTGCTAGAGCCACGTGGCCGGGGGCTTCCCGCTTGCGCAGCCTGGCAGCCCGGAGCCTTCCACGGTCCCCCGCCCACCCGGGGCCCAACGACGCCCCCCTGAGCGAGCACGATTTCCGAGGACAGGGGGTCCGGGCCCAGCGCTTTCGATTCTCGGAGGAGCCGGGCCCGGGAGCCGACGGGGCCGTCCTGGAGGTCCATGTCCCGCAG GTCCTGCATCTCCAGTATGGAATGTATGTTTGGCCCTGTGCTGTGGTCCTGGCCCAGTACCTTTGGTTTCACAGAAGATCTCTGCCAGGCAAGGCCATCTTAGAG ATTGGAGCTGGAGTGAGCCTTCCAGGAATTTTGGCTGCCAAATGTGGTGCAGAAGTAATACTGTCAGACAGCTCAGAACTGCCTCAGTGTCTGGAAGTCTGTCGGCAAAGCTGCCAAATGAATAACCTGCCACAGCTGCAGGTGGTAGGACTAACATGGGGTCATGTATCTTGTGATCTTCTGGCTCTACCACCACAAGATATTATCCTTGCATCTGATGTGTTCTTTGAACCAGAAG attttgaagacattttaacTACAATATATTTTTTGATGCACAAGAACCCCAAGGTCCAATTGTGGTCTACTTATCAAGTTAGAAG tgctgacTGGTCACTTGAAGCTTTACTCTACAAATGGGATATGAAATGTGTCCATATTCCTCTGGAATCTTTTGATGCAGACAAAGAAGATATAGCAGAATCTGCCCTTCCAGGAAGACATACAGTTGAAATGCTGGTCATTTCCTTTGCAAAGGACAGTCTCTGA
- the METTL23 gene encoding histone-arginine methyltransferase METTL23 isoform X4: MECMFGPVLWSWPSTFGFTEDLCQIGAGVSLPGILAAKCGAEVILSDSSELPQCLEVCRQSCQMNNLPQLQVVGLTWGHVSCDLLALPPQDIILASDVFFEPEDFEDILTTIYFLMHKNPKVQLWSTYQVRSADWSLEALLYKWDMKCVHIPLESFDADKEDIAESALPGRHTVEMLVISFAKDSL, from the exons ATGGAATGTATGTTTGGCCCTGTGCTGTGGTCCTGGCCCAGTACCTTTGGTTTCACAGAAGATCTCTGCCAG ATTGGAGCTGGAGTGAGCCTTCCAGGAATTTTGGCTGCCAAATGTGGTGCAGAAGTAATACTGTCAGACAGCTCAGAACTGCCTCAGTGTCTGGAAGTCTGTCGGCAAAGCTGCCAAATGAATAACCTGCCACAGCTGCAGGTGGTAGGACTAACATGGGGTCATGTATCTTGTGATCTTCTGGCTCTACCACCACAAGATATTATCCTTGCATCTGATGTGTTCTTTGAACCAGAAG attttgaagacattttaacTACAATATATTTTTTGATGCACAAGAACCCCAAGGTCCAATTGTGGTCTACTTATCAAGTTAGAAG tgctgacTGGTCACTTGAAGCTTTACTCTACAAATGGGATATGAAATGTGTCCATATTCCTCTGGAATCTTTTGATGCAGACAAAGAAGATATAGCAGAATCTGCCCTTCCAGGAAGACATACAGTTGAAATGCTGGTCATTTCCTTTGCAAAGGACAGTCTCTGA
- the METTL23 gene encoding histone-arginine methyltransferase METTL23 isoform X3 yields the protein MYVWPCAVVLAQYLWFHRRSLPGKAILEIGAGVSLPGILAAKCGAEVILSDSSELPQCLEVCRQSCQMNNLPQLQVVGLTWGHVSCDLLALPPQDIILASDVFFEPEDFEDILTTIYFLMHKNPKVQLWSTYQVRSADWSLEALLYKWDMKCVHIPLESFDADKEDIAESALPGRHTVEMLVISFAKDSL from the exons ATGTATGTTTGGCCCTGTGCTGTGGTCCTGGCCCAGTACCTTTGGTTTCACAGAAGATCTCTGCCAGGCAAGGCCATCTTAGAG ATTGGAGCTGGAGTGAGCCTTCCAGGAATTTTGGCTGCCAAATGTGGTGCAGAAGTAATACTGTCAGACAGCTCAGAACTGCCTCAGTGTCTGGAAGTCTGTCGGCAAAGCTGCCAAATGAATAACCTGCCACAGCTGCAGGTGGTAGGACTAACATGGGGTCATGTATCTTGTGATCTTCTGGCTCTACCACCACAAGATATTATCCTTGCATCTGATGTGTTCTTTGAACCAGAAG attttgaagacattttaacTACAATATATTTTTTGATGCACAAGAACCCCAAGGTCCAATTGTGGTCTACTTATCAAGTTAGAAG tgctgacTGGTCACTTGAAGCTTTACTCTACAAATGGGATATGAAATGTGTCCATATTCCTCTGGAATCTTTTGATGCAGACAAAGAAGATATAGCAGAATCTGCCCTTCCAGGAAGACATACAGTTGAAATGCTGGTCATTTCCTTTGCAAAGGACAGTCTCTGA
- the METTL23 gene encoding histone-arginine methyltransferase METTL23 isoform X5: MNNLPQLQVVGLTWGHVSCDLLALPPQDIILASDVFFEPEDFEDILTTIYFLMHKNPKVQLWSTYQVRSADWSLEALLYKWDMKCVHIPLESFDADKEDIAESALPGRHTVEMLVISFAKDSL, encoded by the exons ATGAATAACCTGCCACAGCTGCAGGTGGTAGGACTAACATGGGGTCATGTATCTTGTGATCTTCTGGCTCTACCACCACAAGATATTATCCTTGCATCTGATGTGTTCTTTGAACCAGAAG attttgaagacattttaacTACAATATATTTTTTGATGCACAAGAACCCCAAGGTCCAATTGTGGTCTACTTATCAAGTTAGAAG tgctgacTGGTCACTTGAAGCTTTACTCTACAAATGGGATATGAAATGTGTCCATATTCCTCTGGAATCTTTTGATGCAGACAAAGAAGATATAGCAGAATCTGCCCTTCCAGGAAGACATACAGTTGAAATGCTGGTCATTTCCTTTGCAAAGGACAGTCTCTGA